One region of Brassica napus cultivar Da-Ae chromosome A10, Da-Ae, whole genome shotgun sequence genomic DNA includes:
- the LOC106392956 gene encoding transcription termination factor MTERF8, chloroplastic-like, which yields MVILSLVSCSVSLFSPPISLRLRFPPVTSLFSHVSFPASTFKPELRPLFVCCLQRRETAHIHRCNCLTCTIDGETQIGSLFSLFRDIGFKEEETEMILAKNPDVKSTPLDKISARVASLQSLKLDGFAIQGLIAKCPSLLTSEELDLVITFLVDELEGRLDPELVERILAVSDTSFLLSFNQKVRLLIHHGIPKEKISYVLSKVYLNKLMYQKSVEDIERLISYLEPFGGIGIIARRPVILNSDLDTQLIPRVEFIRNLSGEDDFATGTVLRRLPAILSYSVDHMNSHVEFLKSFAGLTSEQVFKIVHVFPNVISTSKERKLRPRIEFLKESGFDSPGMFKFLSKAPLFLALSEDNLSHKLGFLVKIGYKHRTRELAFAMGAVTRTSSDNMQRVIGLYLSYGLSLEDILAMSTKHPQVLQYSHTSLEEKLEYLIEYMGREVEELLAFPAFLGYKLDSRIKHRYEEKLKSRGENMSLNKLLTVSAERFSKTADNIEVICL from the exons ATGGTCATCTTATCCCTCGTCTCTTGCTCTGTTTCCCTCTTCTCACCTCCCATTAGTCTCCGGCTTCGTTTCCCCCCTGTTACATCTCTCTTTTCCCATGTAAGCTTCCCTGCTTCTACATTTAAGCCTGAGCTACGGCCGTTGTTTGTCTGCTGCTTACAACGTCGGGAGACCGCTCATATTCACCGATGTAACTGCCTTACTTGTACGATTGATGGGGAAACTCAAATAG GGTCTCTGTTTTCGCTTTTCCGAGATATTGGGTTTAAAGAGGAAGAAACGGAGATGATTCTGGCGAAGAACCCAGATGTAAAGTCGACACCTTTGGATAAGATCAGCGCTCGTGTCGCTTCTCTTCAGTCTCTGAAACTCGACGGCTTCGCGATTCAAGGTTTGATTGCAAAGTGCCCTTCTTTATTGACCTCAGAAGAGTTAGATCTCGTTATTACCTTCTTGGTTGATGAGCTCGAAGGAAGGCTTGACCCTGAGCTAGTGGAACGCATACTCGCTGTGTCAGACACTTCTTTCTTGCTTAGTTTCAACCAGAAGGTGAGGCTGCTTATCCACCATGGGATACCTAAAGAAAAGATCTCTTACGTGTTGAGCAAAGTGTACCTGAATAAACTCATGTATCAGAAATCTGTTGAAGACATTGAGAGATTGATTAGTTACTTGGAACCTTTTGGTGGAATCGGTATCATTGCGAGGAGACCAGTTATTCTCAACAGTGACTTGGATACTCAGTTGATTCCTAGGGTTGAGTTCATTAGGAATCTCAGCGGGGAAGACGACTTCGCCACTGGAACCGTGCTACGTAGACTACCTGCTATACTGAGTTACAGCGTTGACCATATGAACAGCCACGTTGAGTTCCTTAAGTCTTTTGCTGGCTTGACGAGCGAGCAAGTGTTTAAGATTGTTCATGTGTTCCCTAACGTGATCAGCACTAGTAAAGAGAGGAAACTGAGGCCGAGGATAGAGTTTCTGAAAGAGTCTGGCTTTGATTCCCCCGGCATGTTCAAGTTCTTGAGTAAAGCGCCGTTGTTTCTAGCTCTATCAGAAGACAACCTCTCGCATAAACTAGGGTTTCTGGTGAAGATTGGATACAAGCATAGAACAAGGGAGCTGGCGTTTGCGATGGGGGCTGTGACCAGAACTAGCTCTGACAATATGCAGAGGGTGATTGGGCTGTACTTGAGTTACGGTCTTTCGCTTGAAGACATTCTAGCTATGAGCACAAAGCATCCTCAAGTCCTGCAGTACAGTCATACTTCTTTAGAGGAGAAACTGGAGTATTTGATAGAGTACATGGGTCGTGAAGTGGAGGAGCTTTTGGCTTTCCCTGCGTTTCTTGGGTACAAGCTTGATAGCAGGATCAAGCACCGGTATGAAGAAAAGCTGAAGAGCAGAGGTGAAAACATGTCTCTTAACAAGCTTTTGACAGTCTCAGCTGAAAGATTCTCTAAGACAGCGGATAATATTGAAGTGATTTGCTTGTGA
- the LOC106434515 gene encoding protochlorophyllide reductase A, chloroplastic, translated as MALQAASLVSSAFSVRKDGKSNASSSFKESSLFGASLSDQIKSDFVSFSLRCKRKQSLRTTGARIRAQTIVTSTTPSVTRSTFDRKKTLRKGNVVVTGASSGLGLATAKALAETGKWHVIMACRDFLKAERAAKSAGMPKDSYTVMHLDLASLDSVRQFVDNFRRAEMPLDVLVSNAAIYQPTANKPTFTAEGFELSVGTNHLGHFLLSRLLIDDLKNSDYPSKRLIIVGSITGNTNTLAGNVPPKANLGDLRGLASGLNGLNSSAMIDGGDFNGAKAYKDSKVCNMLTMQEFHRRFHEETGITFASLYPGCIATTGLFREHIPLFRSLFPLFQKYITKGYVSEAEAGKRLAQVVGDPNLTKSGVYWSWNKTSASFENQLSQEASDVEKARRVWEVSEKLVGLA; from the exons ATGGCCCTTCAAGCTGCTTCTTTGGTCTCCTCTGCTTTCTCTGTCCGAAAAGAC GGAAAATCAAATGCTTCATCATCATTCAAAGAGTCTAGTCTTTTTGGTGCATCACTTTCAGACCAAATTAAATCTGATTTTGTCTCTTTCTCCTTGAGATGCAAG AGGAAACAAAGCTTAAGGACCACAGGAGCAAGGATTCGAGCTCAAACAATCGTTACTTCAACAACCCCATCCGTCACAAGATCTACCTTCGACCGCAAGAAAACCCTTAGAAAAGGAAACGTGGTCGTCACTGGAGCTTCATCAGGGCTAGGTTTAGCAACGGCAAAGGCATTAGCCGAGACAGGTAAATGGCACGTGATAATGGCGTGCAGAGACTTCCTCAAGGCCGAGAGAGCGGCTAAATCCGCGGGGATGCCTAAGGACAGCTACACCGTAATGCATTTGGACTTAGCATCGTTGGACAGCGTGAGGCAGTTCGTTGATAACTTCAGGCGAGCCGAGATGCCTCTCGATGTGTTGGTCTCCAACGCCGCTATTTATCAGCCAACGGCTAACAAACCTACTTTCACTGCTGAAGGGTTTGAACTTAGCGTTGGGACGAACCATTTAGGGCACTTTCTTCTCTCAAGATTATTGATTGATGACTTGAAAAACTCTGATTATCCATCAAAACGTCTCATCATTGTTGGATCAATAACTG GAAACACTAATACATTGGCTGGTAACGTACCTCCTAAGGCGAATCTTGGCGATTTAAGGGGACTAGCTAGTGGATTAAACGGGCTAAACAGCTCGGCGATGATAGATGGAGGAGATTTCAATGGTGCAAAGGCTTACAAAGACAGTAAAGTATGCAACATGTTGACGATGCAAGAGTTTCATAGGCGTTTTCATGAAGAAACTGGCATCACTTTCGCTTCCCTCTACCCTGGTTGTATCGCTACTACAGGTTTGTTCAGAGAGCATATTCCTCTCTTCCGTTCACTCTTCCCTCTTTTCCAGAAATACATCACCAAAGGTTACGTCTCCGAGGCTGAGGCTGGCAAAAGACTTGCTCAG GTGGTAGGTGATCCGAACTTGACGAAGTCTGGAGTGTACTGGAGCTGGAACAAGACCTCGGCTTCATTCGAGAATCAGTTGTCTCAAGAAGCCAGCGATGTTGAGAAGGCTCGTAGGGTTTGGGAAGTTAGCGAGAAGCTCGTGGGCTTGGCCTAA
- the LOC106434514 gene encoding WD repeat-containing protein 44 encodes MIKMMVMNGRNDVVEEDNDDCFYESLDRVLSSCSCSTSNSDYDSDNPNTSDPIHDPTPTPTPFPLPSGFELWKSEPESVTERRIRLLRGLGLSDEPDLRSKSRRKGICSSHFARSVSSDVSFSNHRGQCENVDSGKLRQYTGSVNKLNDHHKPRNDGNNVPFGFISKEPIETDIVEKQRLNGRDVQMCTIRNLDNGKEFVVNEVREDGVLEKLKEVGTDRQLTLEEFEMCVGTSPIVLELMRRQNVEDVGKDSVDLSTSVSGSRVTKHRRRGSWLKSIKNVASSVAGYKERRSTDDRDSLSERGGHRFSSATDDSRDMSFHDPERVKVRQYGKSCKELTALFKSQEIQAHKGSIWSIKFSLDGRYLATAGEDCVIQIWKVVESERKGELLSMDKQQDDASINLFLLANGSPEPASMSPMRRGRTSFSRKSVSLDNVLVPETVFGLSEKPVCSFVGHLDDVLDLSWSKSQNLLSSSMDKTVRLWDLSSKSCLKVFSHSDYVTCIQFNPVDDNYFISGSLDAKVRIWSIPDHQVVDWNDLHEMVTAACYTPDGQGALVGSYKGTCCLYNTQDNKLQQRKEINLKNRKKKSNHKKITGFQFVAGSSSEVLVTSADSRTRVVDGVDLVHKFKGFRNTNSQISASLTSNGKFLVSASEDSNVYVWNYDSDSRAGRSKRVTVTNSYEHFYCRDVSVAVPWPGKISNNNNSPDESPITANNPPTPVNDPINNKTVTNGIISSATNRYFFDRISATWPEEKLLLAAKNRARTSPRVSVDMSNGPVNRKPSASAWSMVIVTGGLRGEIRTFQNFGLPVRL; translated from the exons ATGATTAAAATGATGGTGATGAACGGACGAAACGACGTCGTAGAGGAAGATAATGACGATTGTTTCTACGAGTCTCTCGACCGCGTTCTCTCTTCCTGCTCTTGCTCAACCTCCAACTCAGACTACGACTCCGACAACCCCAACACCTCCGATCCGATCCACGATCCGACTCCGACTCCGACTCCGTTTCCACTCCCCTCCGGCTTCGAGCTGTGGAAATCGGAGCCCGAATCTGTTACCGAGAGACGAATCAGGCTCTTACGCGGTTTGGGACTCAGCGACGAGCCGGATCTCCGCTCTAAGAGCCGTAGAAAAGGAATCTGCAGCTCTCATTTCGCCAGATCGGTTTCATCAGACGTCTCGTTCTCGAATCATCGCGGCCAATGCGAGAATGTCGATTCTGGTAAGCTTCGACAGTACACCGGATCTGTAAATAAGCTTAATGATCATCATAAGCCGCGTAACGATGGTAACAATGTGCCTTTTGGTTTCATAAGCAAAGAACCGATAGAAACAGACATTGTAGAGAAGCAGAGGTTGAATGGCAGAGATGTGCAAATGTGCACCATTAGGAATCTTGATAACGGCAAAGAGTTTGTGGTGAACGAAGTCAGAGAGGACGGAGTGTTGGAGAAGTTGAAGGAGGTAGGCACTGATCGTCAACTGACTCTGGAGGAGTTTGAGATGTGTGTTGGGACATCTCCCATCGTTCTCGAGCTGATGAGGAGGCAGAATGTTGAAGATGTTGGTAAAGACTCTGTGGATTTGAGTACTAGTGTAAGTGGAAGCAGAGTAACTAAGCATAGACGGAGAGGGAGCTGGCTTAAGAGTATCAAGAACGTTGCTAGTAGTGTGGCAGGGTACAAAGAGAGACGAAGCACCGATGATAGAGATTCACTGTCTGAGCGAGGAGGTCACAGGTTTAGCTCTGCAACTGATGATAGCAGAGACATGTCCTTTCACGACCCTGAGAGAGTTAAGGTTAGGCAGTATGGAAAGTCATGTAAAGAACTCACTGCGCTTTTCAAGAGCCAAGAGATTCAAGCTCATAAAGGGTCCATTTGGAGCATTAAGTTCAGTTTGGATGGGAGGTATCTTGCTACTGCTGGAGAGGATTGTGTTATTCAGATTTGGAAAGTTGTTGAATCGGAAAGGAAGGGGGAGCTTTTGTCGATGGATAAACAGCAAGACGATGCAAGCATAAATTTGTTCCTTTTGGCAAATGGATCTCCAGAACCAGCTTCAATGTCTCCAATGAGAAGAGGAAGAACATCTTTTAGCAGAAAATCAGTGAGCTTGGACAATGTTTTGGTTCCGGAAACAGTCTTTGGTCTTTCAGAGAAACCTGTGTGTTCGTTTGTAGGGCATTTGGATGATGTACTTGATCTTTCGTGGTCAAAATCTCAG aacctGCTTTCCTCTTCTATGGACAAGACTGTTCGTCTATGGGATTTATCTAGCAAGTCATGTTTGAAAGTCTTTTCGCATAGTGACTACG TGACTTGCATCCAGTTTAATCCTGTGGATGACAATTACTTCATCAGTGGCTCGTTGGATGCAAAAGTTCGCATATGGAGCATTCCAGATCATCAAGTTGTTGACTGGAATGATCTTCATGAGATGGTCACAGCTGCCTGCTATACACCGGATGGTCAG GGTGCATTGGTTGGTTCATACAAGGGGACTTGTTGCTTATACAATACACAAG ATAACAAATTGCAGCAGAGAAAGGAAATCAATCTTAAGAACAGGAAAAAGAAATCCAATCACAAGAAAATCACTGGTTTTCAG TTTGTGGCGGGAAGTTCATCGGAAGTACTTGTCACATCTGCAGATTCACGTACACGTGTTGTTGACGGTGTTGACCTTGTTCACAAGTTTAAAG GATTTCGCAACACAAACAGCCAAATCTCAGCCTCACTTACATCAAACGGGAAGTTTCTAGTCTCAGCAAGCGAAGACTCTAATGTATATGTGTGGAACTACGACTCAGACTCTCGTGCCGGAAGAAGCAAACGTGTCACAGTCACAAACTCGTACGAACACTTTTACTGTCGAGACGTCTCTGTGGCCGTACCTTGGCCTGGCAAAATcagtaacaacaacaacagcccTGACGAGTCACCTATCACAGCCAATAATCCTCCAACACCTGTCAACGATCCAATCAATAACAAGACCGTCACCAACGGTATCATTTCGAGCGCCACAAACCGATACTTCTTCGATAGAATCTCGGCGACATGGCCAGAGGAAAAACTTTTGCTGGCTGCAAAGAACCGAGCTAGAACTAGCCCTCGCGTGAGCGTGGACATGTCTAATGGACCGGTTAATAGAAAACCGAGTGCTTCGGCTTGGTCTATGGTGATTGTGACTGGCGGTTTACGAGGCGAGATCAGAACATTTCAGAATTTTGGATTACCGGTTCGTCTGTGA
- the LOC111197956 gene encoding uncharacterized protein LOC111197956, translating to MAPRLLSCFGVKGSSTSTTGKGISGHNAAVVAADVPAGDGPVLVQLFSSQGCKTSPEAEMLVSRLGRGDFDGQIRREGGSGSPAMILVFHVDYWDYMGWKDPYGSSQWTVRQKAYIEALNQDTMFTPQFVVQGRVQFLGNEEETLLKSIVEAPRFPSPAFQATFQRPTSETLQVSLTGALRMKVDSTGIDIMVALYENGLVTDCPRGENSGRVLANDYVVRKLEKLCTVKDLAAKKTVSETAHFTVWDGFNSAKCGVAVFLQNASLQIFGTQSFQLPDEI from the exons ATGGCGCCGCGTCTTTTATCCTGTTTCGGCGTCAAAGGATCTTCAACTTCCACCACCGGAAAAGGCATCTCAGGACATAACGCTGCCGTCGTGGCTGCGGATGTTCCCGCCGGTGACGGACCTGTTCTCGTTCAGCTCTTCTCGTCTCAAGGATGTAAGACTTCTCCTGAGGCCGAGATGCTTGTGTCGCGTCTTGGCCGTGGAGATTTCGACGGTCAGATCCGTCGTGAAGGTGGATCTGGTTCTCCGGCGATGATTCTTGTTTTCCACGTTGATTATTGGGATTACATGGGGTGGAAGGATCCGTATGGATCGAGCCAATGGACGGTGAGGCAAAAGGCCTACATCGAGGCGTTGAATCAAGATACGATGTTTACTCCGCAGTTTGTGGTTCAAGGTCGCGTCCAGTTCCTTGGCAATGAGGAAGAGACTCTGCTCAAGTCCATCGTCGAAGCGCCTAGGTTTCCTTCTCCGGCGTTTCAG GCTACATTCCAAAGACCAACCTCAGAAACCCTTCAAGTGTCTCTAACAGGAGCTTTGAGGATGAAAGTGGACTCGACCGGGATCGATATAATGGTGGCGCTATACGAGAACGGACTAGTGACTGATTGCCCTCGAGGAGAGAACTCGGGAAGAGTCTTGGCCAATGACTACGTTGTAAGAAAGCTAGAAAAGTTATGCACCGTAAAAGATTTAGCGGCCAAGAAAACGGTCTCGGAAACGGCTCATTTCACGGTATGGGATGGGTTCAACAGTGCTAAATGTGGAGTCGCTGTTTTTCTTCAGAACGCATCTCTTCAAATTTTTGGTACGCAGAGTTTTCAATTGCCTGATGAgatatga